The Bacteroidia bacterium genomic interval AGTTCTGCCATATAGGCCGTTGGGTAAAGTCTTTTCATACGCCTGTCTATATCACTAATGGTTACTCTTCCGTCTTTATTTTCATCTAAGCCTCTATTCTGAGTATAAGCTCTGGTAGGCTTTGCATAGAGGGTGTAGCAGTACTCCTGCTTCCGGGCTCTTGGATAAAGGATTGCCAGATAAAGGTCCGTCAAGCTATCATAATTGCCATAGCGTTGTCTGGCCGTTTCGAGATACATATATACATACTCCAACTGCTGCAAGTGGGTCATTCGTCCCAACCTCTGTAGAGAAACATTCATTTCGCTGGCAGTAGCTGGCATAAATTGTATCAAACCCGTCGCTCCACTCCCTCTATGATTGAGGACCTGTGCGTCAAACTTAGACTCCGAATACATCACTGCCATCAACCATTCTGCGCGTACTCCCAGCATATCAGAAATCTCTTTTACCTTTCTTTCAAAAGAAGCTTCATCTGAGACATAGAGACTGGCCTTATCCATAAGGTAGAGGCGAGAATCATCCAGAGGTAAGCCTTCCACCTCTGCTGTGGGATTCTTGATTCCCAGGGATTCTACCTTGGGGTTATATAGCACATGACTAAGCAAGTTGGATGCGAAAACAAGGATCAGCCCTAAGCTGATATTTTTGAAATTACCACTCAAATTGGAGGGCATGGGCCTGGCTACCTGCGTCTCAACCCGCGCCGCTGCCTGATAAGCCCCTCGTTGTTTGGGAATTCTCGGTTTGTAAAAATTCATGTCTTTCCGATAAAGTGTTCAAATTTGCCATCTTTAATAGCATGTGATGCGTTTATTTTTAGTAAATTTAGAGAAAACTTTTATTATCGCAAACTTTTTTAGCAAAAAGATATCATTTTTAGCAAAAATTTTTAGCAAAAGCTAACATAGCCCCCAAAAGCAGTAAGGAAAACATTTAGAACGAGAATGGGTTCAAAGAGGGATGCCTATCCAGAGAAGTAAGCGGAGCCTGAATAATTATGCACTTTCAGACAATTTTTCTTCCTCTTGCTAGGTCTTATTTGTATTTTTGTAGCTAAAGCTCTGCTACTACGCTAACAAATAATAAGGTTACATGAACGATGCCGAGATTAAACTAGCCTTAAAGAACTGGAGGTCTTTATTGCGCTCGTACCAAATGCCAAATCACAAGAAAGCCTTTATCCAAATCGCTAATTCCATCCTCCCATCTATCGGAATTACGGCCTTGATGATCTATTCGGTTCATCTGGAGATGTATTGGCTGCTGGCTCTACTGGCTATATTGAATGGTCTGTTTTTGAGCCGTGTTTTCATCATTCAACATGATTGTGGACATCAATCTTTTTTTAAAGAGAAGAAACTAAATAAGACTGTAGGACTCATATGCAGTGTTTTTACTTCCATTCCGTATTCCTATTGGGCAAAAGCACATGATTTTCATCATGCCCATAACGGCCAAATGGAATTTAGAGGAATAGGTGATATT includes:
- a CDS encoding transglycosylase SLT domain-containing protein, giving the protein MNFYKPRIPKQRGAYQAAARVETQVARPMPSNLSGNFKNISLGLILVFASNLLSHVLYNPKVESLGIKNPTAEVEGLPLDDSRLYLMDKASLYVSDEASFERKVKEISDMLGVRAEWLMAVMYSESKFDAQVLNHRGSGATGLIQFMPATASEMNVSLQRLGRMTHLQQLEYVYMYLETARQRYGNYDSLTDLYLAILYPRARKQEYCYTLYAKPTRAYTQNRGLDENKDGRVTISDIDRRMKRLYPTAYMAEL